TAAAGTTATTCTGGTCGCTTTCACTCATTTGCAAAAAGTGGTCAATAGTGCGCAAAAATGTCTCTTTATCTTTTGGTAATTGACCATTAAGTTCCGTCAACACATTAATGCCGTGGTAGTTCCCATAATTACCCGTCATACCGTCTAGCTTGCTGATAAGCTGATACTGCTCTTCAAGCATCTCTCGTTCGGTTAGTGGTGTAAATTGGCCGTTTTGTACTATCTCATCCAATTCAGTTCCCGATTTAACCGCCAGCGAGAGTATACGAATTTCGTCTGGGTTGATTTGATTCAGTAGCTTGGCCGTTCCTGCGATATGTTGCTCTGACAGTTCTTTTCCTCCCAAGCCAAGGATAATGAAGGTCATCATTTTCATGCCCGCTTGCTTGGCATATTCGGCTGACTTCAAGATTGATTTCGGGGTGATCCCCTTTTTCATCAGTTTTAGAACCTCGATAGATCCCGACTCCATACCGCAGTAAAGCATATTTAGCCCAGCGTCGTAGATTGCTTTCATTTCCGCTGGCGACTTTTTAGTCATGGTCTGCGCCC
The DNA window shown above is from Vibrio algarum and carries:
- a CDS encoding B12-binding domain-containing radical SAM protein; the encoded protein is MSQIHFQQGPIRPPSEADSLLIRTTQGCPWNKCKFCTLFEGMAFSIRPVEDIKRDIWAAKAFYKNRTFDSCFLQDGDSFAMETQDLLDVLNTLKEAFPELKQISSYGRAQTMTKKSPAEMKAIYDAGLNMLYCGMESGSIEVLKLMKKGITPKSILKSAEYAKQAGMKMMTFIILGLGGKELSEQHIAGTAKLLNQINPDEIRILSLAVKSGTELDEIVQNGQFTPLTEREMLEEQYQLISKLDGMTGNYGNYHGINVLTELNGQLPKDKETFLRTIDHFLQMSESDQNNFILGRRTHYYATLSDMRNQLMYDSVQRELDRIQQQKLGDIDDIFYQLRQRMI